A window of the Gossypium hirsutum isolate 1008001.06 chromosome A05, Gossypium_hirsutum_v2.1, whole genome shotgun sequence genome harbors these coding sequences:
- the LOC107957011 gene encoding uncharacterized protein codes for MELTCLHNKFNLSALPHLSLPSSKNPNPRFFSRKRNNLCLASTSDTLVTGSGKEVSSKKDAEFGDLKSWMHKNGLPPCKVVLKERPSYDEKHRPIHYVAACEDLWAGDVAFSVPNSLVVTLERVLGNETVAELLTTNKLSELACLALYLMYEKKQGKKSFWYPYIRELDRQRGRGQLAVESPLLWSDDELAYLTGSPTKAEIVERAEGIKREYNELDTVWFMAGSLFQQYPYDIPTEAFPFEIFKQAFVAVQSCVVHLQKVPLARRFALVPLGPPLLAYRSNCKAMLSAVAGAVELVVDRPYKAGEPIVVWCGPQPNSKLLINYGFVDDDNSYDRLVVEAALNTEDPQYQDKRLVVQRNGKLSVQAFPVYAGKEKEAVSDMLPYLRLGYVSDPSEMQSVLSSQGPVCPVSSCMERAVLDQLADYFKRRLAGYPTTLNEDESLLLDPNLNPKKRVATQLVRLEKKILHACLQATVDLIDQLPDHTVSPCPAPYAPLLK; via the exons ATGGAGCTCACTTGTTTGCATAACAAATTCAATTTGTCTGCTTTGCCTCACCTTTCACTTCCATCCTCCAAGAACCCTAACCCCAGATTCTTTTCTAGAAAAAGGAACAATCTTTGTCTGGCCTCAACTTCTGATACCCTTGTGACTGGTTCCGGAAAAGAAGTTAGCAGCAAGAAAGATGCTGAATTTGGGGACTTGAAATCTTGGATGCACAAAAATGGCTTGCCACCCTGTAAAGTTGTTCTCAAAGAGAGGCCTTCTTATGATGAGAAGCATAGACCTATACATTACGTCGCTGCCTGTGAGGATCTTTGG GCGGGTGACGTGGCTTTTTCGGTGCCGAATTCATTGGTTGTAACGCTTGAGAGAGTGCTGGGAAACGAGACTGTTG CGGAACTTTTGACAACAAACAAGTTGTCAGAATTGGCATGCTTAGCTTTGTACTTAATGTATGAGAAGAAGCAAGGAAAGAAATCATTCTGGTATCCATATATTAGAGAGCTTGATCGCCAACGTGGAAGGGGCCAGCTGGCTGTGGAATCTCCACTTCTATGGTCAGATGATGAATTGGCTTACCTAACGGGTAGCCCCACTAAG GCTGAAATTGTTGAAAGGGCTGAAGGAATAAAGAGAGAGTATAATGAGCTTGATACTGTTTGGTTTATGGCTGGGTCTCTCTTTCAG CAATATCCCTATGATATACCTACTGAGGCCTTTCCATTTGAGATTTTCAAACAAGCCTTTGTTGCTGTTCAGTCTTGTGTGGTGCATTTACAG AAAGTACCTTTGGCTCGGAGATTTGCATTAGTTCCTCTTGGACCCCCATTGCTAGCTTACAGGAGCAATTGCAAGGCAATGTTAAGTGCTGTTGCTGGTGCTGTTGAACTAGTGGTTGATCGCCCATATAAGGCTGGGGAACCTATTGTTGTCTG GTGTGGACCACAGCCTAATTCGAAACTGCTTATAAACTATGGTTTTGTTGATGATGATAATTCTTATGATCGCCTGGTTGTTGAG GCAGCTTTGAATACTGAGGATCCTCAATATCAAGACAAGAGACTGGTTGTTCAAAGAAATGGAAAACTATCTGTACAAGCTTTTCCT GTTTATGCAGGGAAGGAAAAAGAAGCTGTCTCGGATATGCTTCCATATTTGCGATTAGGCTATGTTTCAGATCCTTCTGAGATGCAATCTGTCCTTTCTTCTCAAGGTCCAGTCTGCCCG GTGAGCTCATGTATGGAACGAGCGGTGCTAGACCAGCTTGCTGATTATTTCAAGAGACGCTTGGCTGGCTACCCTACTACACTGAATGAAGATGAGTCATTG TTGTTAGATCCAAACTTGAATCCCAAGAAACGAGTTGCCACTCAGCTTGTTAGGTTGGAAAAGAAAATTCTCCATGCATGTTTGCAGGCAACAGTGGATCT
- the LOC107957012 gene encoding COP9 signalosome complex subunit 3 — MNSVEGLLTQIRGLSSTASDVLSLQNVLKQADESLHAESTRLLPFLDQLDPSKHSLGYLYFLEACTAGPVTTESASSFVLIIARFISSCVAEQIRLAPDKFISVCKRFKDQVLLLEEPLRGVAPMLTAVRKLQSSTEHLTTLHPEFLLLCLLAKCYKTGLSILEEDIFEVDQPRDLYLYCYYGGMICIGQKCFRKALELLHNVVTAPMSTINAIAVEAYKKYILVSLIHHGQLSTSLPKYASGVAQRNLKSLCLSYMELANSYNNGKIADLETYVQANMEKFGSDNNLGLVKQVVSSIYKRNIQRLTQTYLTLSLQDIANTVQLNSPKEAEMHVLQMIQDGEIYATINQKDGMVRFVEDPELYKTCEMIEHIDLSIQRLMTLSNKLTVMDELISCDPLYLGKAGRERQRFDFDDFDSVPQRFNI; from the exons ATGAATTCAGTGGAAGGTTTACTGACTCAAATCCGGGGGCTATCAAGCACCGCCTCCGATGTTTTATCCCTACAAAATGTGCTTAAACAAGCTGATGAGTCCCTCCATGCCGAGTCCACTCGGTTGTTGCCTTTTCTCGACCAACTCGACCCTTCCAAACACTCTCTGGGTTACCTCTATTTCCT AGAGGCTTGCACTGCTGGTCCAGTTACAACAGAATCAGCTAGTTCATTTGTGTTAATCATTGCCAGATTTATCAGTTCATGTGTTGCTGAGCAAATACGCTTGGCTCCTGATAAGT TTATATCTGTTTGTAAGAGGTTCAAGGACCAAGTTCTGTTGCTTGAGGAACCCTTGCGTGGCGTGGCTCCGATGCTAACTGCTGTTCGGAAGCTTCAGTCTTCGACTGAACATTTGACTACTTTACATCCTGAGTTTCTTTTACTTTGTTTGTTAGCGAAGTGTTACAAAACCGGTCTTTCCATTCTGGAGGAAGATATTTTTGAGGTTGATCAGCCAAGGGACCTTTATCTCTATTGCTACTATGG GGGAATGATATGCATTGGACAAAAGTGTTTTCGGAAAGCATTGGAGCTTCTACACAAT GTTGTGACTGCTCCAATGTCTACCATCAACGCTATAGCTGTTGAGgcttacaaaaaatatatattggtcTCTCTTATTCACCATGGACAG CTTTCTACCAGTCTCCCCAAGTATGCTTCAGGAGTTGCTCAGAGAAACTTGAAGAGCTTATGTCTG TCATATATGGAACTGGCAAATAGTTATAACAATGGGAAAATTGCAGACTTAGAGACTTATGTACAGGCAAACATGGAGAAATTTGGAAGT GACAACAATCTAGGTTTGGTGAAGCAGGTTGTATCATCTATATACAAGCGAAACATCCAGAGGTTGACCCAGACATATTTAACGCTCTCACTTCAGGACATAGCTAACACGGTGCAACTGAATAGCCCCAAGGAGGCAGAAATGCATGTCCTTCAAATG ATCCAAGATGGTGAGATATATGCAACAATCAACCAGAAGGATGGGATGGTTAGATTCGTAGAGGATCCTGAACTATATAAGACCTGTGAAATGATAGAGCATATTGACTTATCGATCCAAAG GTTGATGACCCTCTCAAATAAGCTGACTGTCATGGATGAACTCATTTCATGTGATCCATTGTATCTAGGAAAA GCTGGGAGAGAGCGACAAAGGTTTGACTTTGATGACTTTGACAGTGTTCCTCAGAGGTTTAATATTTGA
- the LOC107957008 gene encoding phosducin-like protein 3 — MADYHFVYKDVEGASTQWDDIQRKLGNLPPKPPAFKPDPFEPAPDPDSVPKDKSWIDEKTEEELEEIEDDVDDDRFLEEYRKKRLAEMRKAVKISKYGSVMPISGSDFVREVSQAPQDVWVVVILYKEGFPECGLLLQCLEELAVKYPATKFVKIISTDCIPNYPDRNLPTLLVYNNGAVKANYVGLHSFGRRCTPEGVALVLCQSDPVLNDGQSGSNASVLEGVRKRFIEKVVTEHEDHDDDGSSSD, encoded by the exons ATGGCGGATTACCATTTCGTTTACAAAGACGTCGAAGGAGCTTCCACTCAATGGGATGATATTCAAAGAAAGCTTGGGAATTTACCCCCAAAGCCACCAGCTTTCAAGCCTGACCCTTTTGAACCCGCACCTGACCCGGATTCCGTCCCTAAGGACAAGTCTTGGATCGATGAAAAGACTGAAGAAGAGCTTGAAGAAATCGAAGATGATGTCGATGATGATAGATTCCTTGAAGAATACAG AAAGAAGAGGCTGGCTGAGATGAGGAAAGCTGTTAAGATTTCAAAGTATGGATCGGTTATGCCAATTTCCGGATCCGATTTTGTACGGGAGGTTTCGCAAGCTCCTCAGGATGTCTGGGTTGTTGTCATTCTCTACAAAGAAGG ATTTCCAGAGTGTGGGCTGCTCTTGCAGTGTTTGGAAGAATTGGCAGTTAAATACCCTGCAACAAAGTTTGTCAAGATAATATCTACAGATTGCATTCCTAACTACCCAGATCGTAATCTTCCCACACTCTTGGTGTATAACAACGGAGCGGTGAAAGCAAATTATGTAGGCTTGCATAGTTTTGGCCGCAGATGCACGCCTGAAG GTGTGGCCTTAGTTCTTTGTCAATCAGATCCTGTACTGAATGATGGTCAAAGTGGGAGCAATGCATCTGTTCTCGAAGGAGTTCGAAAGAGGTTCATAGAGAAAGTTGTTACGGAGCATGAAGATCATGATGATGACGGGTCTTCAAGTGATTGA
- the LOC107957007 gene encoding ankyrin-3 isoform X2, producing MGSDLIRPRVAVQALITACCRGFAEVVNTLMKFGVDASASHRQLLRSSKPSLHTNVDCTALVAAVVSRQASVVRLLLQAGTQIDIKVSLGAWSWDTTTGEEFRVGAGLAEPYAISWCAVEYFEDSGAILRMLLQHLPLETLHHGRTLLHHAILCCNAGAVKVLLDCGANVECPVKTLKTEFCPIHMAARLGLSAALQSLIDAGCDLNSKTDSGDTALMVCAKFKHEECVEVLTMAGADFGLVNVCGQSAGSIARSNQWSLSFQQAVLDAIKVGKIPKSSNVSVFSPLMFVAQAGDVQALKALIGSGEANIDYQDDKGFSAVMVAALKGHVEAFRLLVYAGADVKLLNKSGETAFTLSELNQNRHLFEKVMLEFALEKGNRNAGGFYALHCAARHGVLDAVQLLTSRGYDVNVPDGNGYTPLMLAAREGHGSMCELLISHGANCYFKNAEGETALSLARKIVGLKNDAERVILDSLARTLVLEGTSVMKHTKGGKGNPHGKQMKMVGTTGVLQWGKSRKRNVICREAELGPSQAFERNRSGKGNANEPGVFRVVTTKNKEVHFMCEGGLEMAELWVRGIKLVTREAIFGKQPER from the exons ATGGGCTCTGATTTAATTCGACCACGTGTTGCAGTTCAGGCTCTCATCACAGCATGCTGCAGGGGGTTTGCGGAAGTGGTCAACACTCTCATGAAG TTTGGTGTTGATGCAAGTGCAAGTCATAGACAGCTCCTCCGGTCGTCTAAACCTTCCTTGCACACAAATGTTGACTGCACAGCACTTGTTGCTGCTGTGGTTAGTAGGCAGGCCTCCGTTGTTCGCTTGCTTCTACAG GCTGGGACACAAATCGATATTAAAGTAAGTCTGGGAGCATGGTCATGGGATACGACTACCGGTGAAGAGTTTCGAGTGGGTGCAGGATTGGCTGAGCCCTATGCCATCAGTTGGTGTGCTGTAGAATATTTTGAAGATAGTGGTGCCATATTACGGATGCTCCTTCAGCACCTTCCCCTTGAGACACTTCATCATGGAAGAACCCTCCTCCACCATGCAATTCTTTGTTGCAATGCAGGAGCAGTGAAAGTTCTCTTGGACTGTGGTGCAAATGTAGAATGTCCAGTTAAAACCCTGAAAACCGAGTTCTGTCCAATTCACATGGCTGCCCGTCTTGGCTTGTCAGCAGCCCTTCAATCCCTCATTGATGCTGGTTGTGATCTGAACTCCAAGACAGATTCTGGTGACACAGCTTTGATGGTTTGtgcaaaattcaagcatgaagaATGCGTTGAAGTGCTGACAATGGCTGGTGCTGACTTTGGCTTAGTTAACGTCTGTGGTCAGTCAGCTGGTTCAATCGCTAGATCAAACCAGTGGTCCCTCAGTTTTCAGCAAGCAGTCCTTGATGCAATCAAGGTTGGAAAGATCCCCAAGTCAAGCAACGTTTCAGTTTTTTCTCCTTTAATGTTTGTCGCTCAAGCAGGCGATGTTCAGGCTCTAAAAGCTCTGATAGGAAGTGGAGAAGCTAATATTGATTATCAGGATGATAAAGGTTTTTCGGCAGTAATGGTTGCAGCCTTGAAAGGTCACGTTGAAGCATTCCGTTTGCTAGTCTATGCCGGGGCTGATGTTAAGCTGTTAAACAAATCTGGTGAGACCGCTTTTACGTTGTCCGAACTGAATCAGAACCGTCACCTCTTTGAGAAGGTGATGCTTGAATTTGCACTTGAAAAGGGCAATCGCAATGCCGGAGGCTTCTATGCTTTGCATTGTGCAGCACGGCATGGAGTATTGGATGCTGTTCAATTGTTGACAAGCAGAGGCTATGATGTAAACGTCCCTGATGGAAATGGCTATACTCCACTTATGTTAGCAGCTAGGGAAGGTCACGGTTCCATGTGTGAGCTCTTAATCTCACATGGCGCAAATTGTTATTTCAAGAATGCTGAAGGGGAAACCGCACTCTCTCTTGCCAGAAAAATCGTAGGCCTGAAAAACGATGCAGAACGCGTGATTCTGGACTCACTTGCTCGCACGCTCGTTCTTGAAGGCACCTCTGTAATGAAGCATACCAAGGGAGGAAAAGGAAATCCACAtgggaaacaaatgaaaatggtggGAACTACTGGGGTGCTGCAATGGGGAAAGTCAAGAAAACGGAATGTGATATGCCGAGAGGCAGAACTAGGGCCGAGCCAAGCCTTTGAAAGAAACAGGAGTGGAAAGGGCAACGCTAATGAGCCCGGAGTGTTTCGAGTAGTGACCACTAAGAACAAAGAGGTCCATTTTATGTGCGAAGGTGGGTTAGAAATGGCAGAGCTATGGGTGCGAGGAATTAAGCTTGTAACAAGGGAGGCTATATTCGGCAAACAACCAGAAAGATAG
- the LOC107957007 gene encoding ankyrin-3 isoform X1, with translation MTVFSGSRQVVPVDYEGEVSQRLLDASLSGDLKSALECLADPFVDVNFVGTVCLKTRKTEVVLREESAAEVRFEYEEFKTDVTALFLAVHVGNLALVKKLLSIGADVNHKLFKGFATTVAVREGRLEILEILLKTGASQPACEEALLEASCHGQARLAELLMGSDLIRPRVAVQALITACCRGFAEVVNTLMKFGVDASASHRQLLRSSKPSLHTNVDCTALVAAVVSRQASVVRLLLQAGTQIDIKVSLGAWSWDTTTGEEFRVGAGLAEPYAISWCAVEYFEDSGAILRMLLQHLPLETLHHGRTLLHHAILCCNAGAVKVLLDCGANVECPVKTLKTEFCPIHMAARLGLSAALQSLIDAGCDLNSKTDSGDTALMVCAKFKHEECVEVLTMAGADFGLVNVCGQSAGSIARSNQWSLSFQQAVLDAIKVGKIPKSSNVSVFSPLMFVAQAGDVQALKALIGSGEANIDYQDDKGFSAVMVAALKGHVEAFRLLVYAGADVKLLNKSGETAFTLSELNQNRHLFEKVMLEFALEKGNRNAGGFYALHCAARHGVLDAVQLLTSRGYDVNVPDGNGYTPLMLAAREGHGSMCELLISHGANCYFKNAEGETALSLARKIVGLKNDAERVILDSLARTLVLEGTSVMKHTKGGKGNPHGKQMKMVGTTGVLQWGKSRKRNVICREAELGPSQAFERNRSGKGNANEPGVFRVVTTKNKEVHFMCEGGLEMAELWVRGIKLVTREAIFGKQPER, from the exons ATGACGGTGTTTTCCGGCAGTAGACAGGTGGTTCCCGTCGACTACGAGGGTGAAGTTTCTCAGCGTCTCCTCGACGCTTCGTTATCTGGCGATCTGAAGTCCGCTCTTGAATGTCTCGCCGATCCTTTCGTCGATGTCAACTTCGTTGGTACCGTTTGCTTGAAAACGAGGAAGACCGAAGTCGTTTTGAGAGAAGAATCCGCGGCTGAGGTCCGCTTCGAGTATGAAGAGTTTAAAACTGATGTCACCGCTCTTTTCCTCGCTGTTCATGTTGGAAATCTCGCTCTCGTTAAGAAACTATTG AGCATAGGAGCTGATGTGAATCATAAACTCTTCAAGGGCTTTGCAACAACAGTAGCCGTGAGGGAGGGCCGACTTGAGATTCTGGAAATATTACTTAAAACTGGGGCTTCTCAGCCAGCGTGCGAGGAAGCTCTTCTGGAGGCAAGCTGCCATGGGCAAGCAAGGCTAGCAGAATTGCTCATGGGCTCTGATTTAATTCGACCACGTGTTGCAGTTCAGGCTCTCATCACAGCATGCTGCAGGGGGTTTGCGGAAGTGGTCAACACTCTCATGAAG TTTGGTGTTGATGCAAGTGCAAGTCATAGACAGCTCCTCCGGTCGTCTAAACCTTCCTTGCACACAAATGTTGACTGCACAGCACTTGTTGCTGCTGTGGTTAGTAGGCAGGCCTCCGTTGTTCGCTTGCTTCTACAG GCTGGGACACAAATCGATATTAAAGTAAGTCTGGGAGCATGGTCATGGGATACGACTACCGGTGAAGAGTTTCGAGTGGGTGCAGGATTGGCTGAGCCCTATGCCATCAGTTGGTGTGCTGTAGAATATTTTGAAGATAGTGGTGCCATATTACGGATGCTCCTTCAGCACCTTCCCCTTGAGACACTTCATCATGGAAGAACCCTCCTCCACCATGCAATTCTTTGTTGCAATGCAGGAGCAGTGAAAGTTCTCTTGGACTGTGGTGCAAATGTAGAATGTCCAGTTAAAACCCTGAAAACCGAGTTCTGTCCAATTCACATGGCTGCCCGTCTTGGCTTGTCAGCAGCCCTTCAATCCCTCATTGATGCTGGTTGTGATCTGAACTCCAAGACAGATTCTGGTGACACAGCTTTGATGGTTTGtgcaaaattcaagcatgaagaATGCGTTGAAGTGCTGACAATGGCTGGTGCTGACTTTGGCTTAGTTAACGTCTGTGGTCAGTCAGCTGGTTCAATCGCTAGATCAAACCAGTGGTCCCTCAGTTTTCAGCAAGCAGTCCTTGATGCAATCAAGGTTGGAAAGATCCCCAAGTCAAGCAACGTTTCAGTTTTTTCTCCTTTAATGTTTGTCGCTCAAGCAGGCGATGTTCAGGCTCTAAAAGCTCTGATAGGAAGTGGAGAAGCTAATATTGATTATCAGGATGATAAAGGTTTTTCGGCAGTAATGGTTGCAGCCTTGAAAGGTCACGTTGAAGCATTCCGTTTGCTAGTCTATGCCGGGGCTGATGTTAAGCTGTTAAACAAATCTGGTGAGACCGCTTTTACGTTGTCCGAACTGAATCAGAACCGTCACCTCTTTGAGAAGGTGATGCTTGAATTTGCACTTGAAAAGGGCAATCGCAATGCCGGAGGCTTCTATGCTTTGCATTGTGCAGCACGGCATGGAGTATTGGATGCTGTTCAATTGTTGACAAGCAGAGGCTATGATGTAAACGTCCCTGATGGAAATGGCTATACTCCACTTATGTTAGCAGCTAGGGAAGGTCACGGTTCCATGTGTGAGCTCTTAATCTCACATGGCGCAAATTGTTATTTCAAGAATGCTGAAGGGGAAACCGCACTCTCTCTTGCCAGAAAAATCGTAGGCCTGAAAAACGATGCAGAACGCGTGATTCTGGACTCACTTGCTCGCACGCTCGTTCTTGAAGGCACCTCTGTAATGAAGCATACCAAGGGAGGAAAAGGAAATCCACAtgggaaacaaatgaaaatggtggGAACTACTGGGGTGCTGCAATGGGGAAAGTCAAGAAAACGGAATGTGATATGCCGAGAGGCAGAACTAGGGCCGAGCCAAGCCTTTGAAAGAAACAGGAGTGGAAAGGGCAACGCTAATGAGCCCGGAGTGTTTCGAGTAGTGACCACTAAGAACAAAGAGGTCCATTTTATGTGCGAAGGTGGGTTAGAAATGGCAGAGCTATGGGTGCGAGGAATTAAGCTTGTAACAAGGGAGGCTATATTCGGCAAACAACCAGAAAGATAG